Within the Candidatus Lokiarchaeota archaeon genome, the region AGAATGCTCGTGGTGCATCAGAATCACGAATCTTTCGGTTTTCGGAATATACAGCTTTCATAGAAAATGTGATGTCATTCAGGCTTAGCCCAAGATCTAAAGTTGCTTTCCGAAGGGCATCAGGATGAATACCACGATGTTCTAAGGATTGGAGGCTCCAAGTCCGGGGATCCCTCCAACCAGTATACTCACCGCTCAGTATTTTTCGTCTGGCTCTACTTTTGCTCAATGTGGCATCTTTGAATTTTAGGCGGCCATAGTAGATCAATTCCGGTTCGGCCCACCCATAAATCCGCCAGATGTGTTGCTCGATTTTTCCTTCTTTCACCAAGTCCTTCCCACGGATAATGTGGGAGATGCCAAGCTCATGGTCATCTATGCCCCACGAGTACTCCAGCATCGGCCATACCCGATAACGATCTCCAACTCGGGGGTGTTCAGCTTCGGAGATTCGCAAAATAACGTGGTCTCTCATTGCAGGATCCGGATCATCCATGCCTGTCTTGATACGGACGGCTGCTCCCTTCTCAGGGTAAGTTCCATCTAGCATTTTTTCCCATCGCGCTAGATTCTCATGAACCGACAAGTCTCGGCATGGACAAGGCCTGGACAATACCTTGTATTCATTCCTCCACAGCTCGGGGTCACAATCACAGACATAGGCTTCTTCCTTCTTGATTAAATCAACTGCGTATTCATAGAAAATCTCCAGCCTGTCAGATTTGTAGACCGTTTCATCCCAATCAACACCCAGATATTCCAGCCCCTCGGGGATTAAATCATATGCTTCAGGCTCGACTTTCTTCTCTTCGGAGCCAATAGTATCATCAAACACTAGGATGAGTTTGCCGCCATATCGTTTGACGTAGTAATCATTGAGAATGACCATTCGTGCATTTCCAACATGAAGTGTTCCCGACGGAAACGGTGCGAGCCGCATGACAATATCATCCCATTTGTCAGCATTTGGCAGCTCAGGAGGTTCTTCTTCCTCGGGCTCTTCTTCTTCCTCCTCAATAAGCTCTGGAGCTAGTTCCATCAACTCACTCCGCTGAGCTTCAAGAGATTCCTTCTCGATTTCATGTACTAGGCGCTCAGTAATTTCTTTTACTTCTCCTGCACGGGAACGAAGATCTGCTCTGGACCCAAGCAATGCAGACATCACAGACTTTACGCTTGGTTGACCATCGTATTTCACAGCGTTCTGCAGAACCAACTTGCGAATCTCAAGTTCAAGACCGTCCATATCACCAGCACCATACTTTCTTTCTTTGGACCTGCATATATGTTTCCGGTTACTGTTGGATTAGACTATGGCGAAAATACTGGCAAGTTGAAGAAGTACAGGGCAAGAAGAACTCCTGCAACCAGAACAAGTAAGAAACCGTTACCCACAAGCCAATGTTTCGCCTTGGATTTGCTAACCTTTAGAGGACCCACCGCTTTCAAACCAACAGGAGCCTCATCATAAGGGCTAACTACCCTCCAGATGATTTCGAATGGACTAGCATTACTTGGATAGATGTCTAGAAAAAGATGACTTGCATATCCGAGCAAGAAGAGTGCAGTAATATAATACTCAACTTCAGCTCCAATTCTGAATGTCTCAGCTGAAGCAATTTTCAATGCGACATTCGTGATGGTCGTCACGGTGATTAGGAGTGGGAGAATGGCAGAGTGAAAAACAACATTTCGGTGACGAGAAATGCCAAGCAGTGGTATGTCAAAATCGGGCATTTCTGCACCCACAACCATGATTAGAGCTCCAATGAGGATAGAGATATTGCCCACGATTGGGATAGCAGTTCGCCATTGATACACCAGAGAACCACCTAATGAGCCTATACCGAATGTAACAAATGATAGGGCAGAAATGGCACCAAGATTCCCGAATGAACGGCTGCTACTACCTCGATGCGGCGCTTTGTAGTAAAGAACTGGCACCGAAATAACGGTGAGGATTAGGCCGCCAGCAGCATAATAGATAAGCAAATCTCTAAGAACACCAAAGCTGGATTGCCAGACACTGAATGCGTGTATCAACGAGTAAAGTGAAACAAATAGGAAGAAAGCAAAGAGAATATGGGAAAATCGATTCATAGTTTATTCACCTTAGCAATGGAACATACTGTTTCAGAGTATCACAGGGTGTCTCATTGACTATGGGCAGATACTAGCTTGAGGGTATTAAATCCTAACGAGAGAGTAACAAAAGAAGAGCTATATGTCATAAATAGCCTGATCTCTGTGATTCAATGAAAACCTTTGTTCGGGGTCAAAAACAAGCTACTTGATTCTGTTCAGAATCTGGAGGACATTTCCGAAATTGTGTTGGATGTACCTACTTTTTTCGTTATAGGCTGTAACTTCTTTGAACATAGCATCTTTTCTGGCTTTCTCAAGGAACCTGCTTGATGTTATCTCTTTTCTCCCGAACATGGCGAACTATAGATGTCTGCGTTCAGATTCTGAAAAATGCCGACTAAATGTCATTCTAATCATATGCTACAACCAAATATGGAAATATGAAAAAATAAACGAGTCATCATCACAGCAGGGTTAAACATTTATGTCAAAAGCACAATCGCGTCTTGGAGCTTCAAATGCCTGAAGGAGTCTTTGTTGTCCGCTTGGATGATATGCGTGGTTTCCTTGTTGAGGAGAAACACCCCACCACGCTGAGATTGAGTGAAAAGCTTCTGAATGTAATCTTCTATGAACATGAGACAGGCAAGAAGGAGCAGATAAAATTCTTTGAATCAGAAGGAAAAAGAATTGGCTCCTTTACTCAAATAACCCATCCAGCGTGGTTTGTCTGTTTTATCCTCAGTCCTGATGAAGAACCGGAGATAATACGTGATCAGCTTATAGGTATGGGGAGACTGATTACCGAACTAGCCATCGAAACACCGGATAAGCTCGATTTGGGACAGATTCTCAAGGAAGGCAGTACACTTCCCAAACGATCACAGGAACAGCTTTTCACGGAGATATTTACCACACCATCCACTGCACTACTACTTGAAAGACTAGAAGATGAAAATGAAGGCGGATTGGAGAAGGCTGCTTCGCTTTCCATTTGGTTGA harbors:
- the gltX gene encoding glutamate--tRNA ligase; translated protein: MDGLELEIRKLVLQNAVKYDGQPSVKSVMSALLGSRADLRSRAGEVKEITERLVHEIEKESLEAQRSELMELAPELIEEEEEEPEEEEPPELPNADKWDDIVMRLAPFPSGTLHVGNARMVILNDYYVKRYGGKLILVFDDTIGSEEKKVEPEAYDLIPEGLEYLGVDWDETVYKSDRLEIFYEYAVDLIKKEEAYVCDCDPELWRNEYKVLSRPCPCRDLSVHENLARWEKMLDGTYPEKGAAVRIKTGMDDPDPAMRDHVILRISEAEHPRVGDRYRVWPMLEYSWGIDDHELGISHIIRGKDLVKEGKIEQHIWRIYGWAEPELIYYGRLKFKDATLSKSRARRKILSGEYTGWRDPRTWSLQSLEHRGIHPDALRKATLDLGLSLNDITFSMKAVYSENRKIRDSDAPRAF